A genomic stretch from Edaphobacter aggregans includes:
- the hscB gene encoding Fe-S protein assembly co-chaperone HscB, whose translation MSHDSQSSYFTLFQLPQHLHLDAAALEKQFYALSRKLHPDRFASKPAAEQEAALAASSELNDAYRTLKDPILRTQYLLKLEGVELEEQSKAATDAARATGIEKKQVVPPELLEEVFELNMQLQEMRAAKQMGEDEPELRRDLMTTKDAFDAKMVETQAELEGLWTAWDAAVDAGDEAAKARVRDAMVALLNKRSYLRNLVRDVNDALGL comes from the coding sequence ATGAGCCACGATTCGCAGAGCAGCTACTTCACTCTTTTTCAACTTCCTCAACATTTACACCTTGACGCAGCGGCGCTCGAGAAGCAGTTTTATGCTTTGTCGCGCAAGTTGCATCCGGATCGGTTCGCTTCGAAGCCCGCCGCCGAACAGGAGGCTGCGCTGGCGGCTAGTTCAGAGTTGAACGACGCATATCGAACGCTGAAGGACCCGATTCTGCGGACGCAGTATCTGCTGAAGCTCGAAGGCGTGGAGCTGGAGGAGCAGTCGAAGGCCGCGACCGATGCGGCTCGGGCTACGGGGATTGAGAAGAAGCAGGTGGTTCCGCCAGAGTTGCTGGAGGAGGTCTTCGAGCTGAACATGCAGCTTCAGGAGATGCGCGCCGCGAAGCAGATGGGCGAGGATGAGCCGGAGCTGCGGCGCGATCTGATGACTACCAAGGACGCCTTCGACGCGAAGATGGTGGAGACGCAGGCGGAGCTCGAAGGGCTTTGGACCGCGTGGGATGCTGCTGTGGATGCCGGCGATGAGGCGGCAAAGGCGAGAGTCAGAGATGCGATGGTGGCGCTGCTGAATAAGCGGAGTTATCTGCGGAATCTGGTTCGCGATGTGAATGACGCTTTGGGGCTGTAG
- a CDS encoding HesB/IscA family protein, whose product MAMVTLQSAAEMEASRKQAASSEPKNPLAGMNVLTAEGQEPNQKGIQITEKALKRIRVAMAKEGVSPEQGGLRVGIQGGGCSGLSYNIRFDSQPRERDRVYTFGAGIQTSGDPTNGAPIRIFVDPKSFIYLHGMVLDFEETLMRQGFNFINPNSTKSCGCGSSFTA is encoded by the coding sequence ATGGCGATGGTGACGTTACAATCCGCGGCGGAGATGGAGGCAAGCAGGAAGCAGGCTGCTTCGTCTGAACCAAAGAATCCGCTGGCTGGGATGAATGTGCTGACGGCCGAAGGGCAGGAACCGAACCAGAAGGGCATTCAGATTACCGAGAAGGCGCTGAAGCGGATTCGCGTGGCGATGGCGAAGGAGGGTGTTTCGCCGGAGCAGGGCGGGCTGCGCGTTGGGATTCAGGGTGGTGGGTGCTCGGGGCTTAGCTACAACATTCGTTTTGATTCGCAGCCTCGCGAGCGGGACCGTGTGTACACGTTTGGCGCGGGGATTCAGACTTCGGGCGATCCGACTAACGGCGCGCCGATTCGGATATTCGTCGACCCGAAGAGTTTTATCTATCTGCATGGCATGGTGCTGGACTTTGAAGAGACACTGATGCGTCAGGGGTTCAATTTCATCAATCCGAACTCGACGAAGAGTTGTGGGTGCGGGTCGAGCTTTACGGCGTAA
- the iscU gene encoding Fe-S cluster assembly scaffold IscU, which yields MAYSDKVIDHYNNPRNVGQMDKSSDEVGTGLVGAPECGDVMRLQIKVNPETQVIEDAKFKTFGCGSAIASSSLATEWVKGKTVAEALSIKNTDIVKELALPPVKIHCSVLAEDAIHAAISDWKKKNNVGETANAEVAAAH from the coding sequence ATGGCATATAGCGATAAGGTAATTGACCACTACAACAATCCCCGGAACGTTGGACAGATGGATAAGTCTTCGGACGAGGTTGGCACCGGGCTTGTAGGGGCGCCAGAGTGCGGCGACGTGATGCGGCTGCAGATCAAGGTGAACCCCGAGACGCAGGTGATCGAAGATGCCAAGTTCAAGACCTTCGGCTGCGGTTCGGCGATTGCTTCGTCTTCGCTCGCTACGGAGTGGGTGAAGGGTAAGACGGTGGCCGAGGCTCTGTCGATCAAGAACACGGACATCGTGAAGGAGCTTGCGCTTCCTCCGGTGAAGATTCACTGCTCGGTGCTGGCTGAGGATGCCATCCACGCGGCGATCAGCGACTGGAAGAAGAAGAACAATGTTGGTGAGACGGCGAACGCTGAGGTTGCTGCGGCTCACTAA
- a CDS encoding IscS subfamily cysteine desulfurase, producing the protein MHLPIYMDNHATTPLDPRVLEAMMPYFTSTFGNAASRNHSFGWEAEKAVENAREQVAKLIGATAKEIIFTSGATESNNLALKGIAEMYRERGNHIITQVTEHKAVLDTCKKLEKQGYRVTYLPVQADGLIDIEDLKRAIDDKTILVSIMYANNEIGVIQPVAEIGKLCHEKGILFHTDGVQAVGKVPVDVQKDNIDVLSLSGHKIYGPKGVGALYVRRRNPRVQISEQINGGGHERGMRSGTLNVPGIVGLGKACEICGEEMATEAKRETELRDYLRAKFEKALDYVHVNGNMEHHLPGNLNMSFVYVEGESLLMGINDIAVSSGSACTSATLEPSYVLKALGLGDDVAHSSIRFGLGRFNTKAEVDYVSDKLIDVVQKLRELSPLYEMVKEGIDLSKIEWAAH; encoded by the coding sequence GTGCACCTGCCGATCTACATGGATAACCATGCGACGACGCCGCTGGATCCGCGGGTTCTTGAAGCAATGATGCCGTATTTCACGTCGACCTTTGGGAATGCGGCGAGCCGCAATCACTCGTTCGGCTGGGAGGCCGAGAAGGCGGTGGAAAACGCGCGCGAGCAGGTGGCGAAGCTGATCGGTGCGACGGCCAAGGAGATCATCTTCACGTCGGGTGCGACGGAGTCGAACAATCTGGCTTTGAAGGGCATCGCCGAGATGTACCGCGAACGCGGCAACCACATCATCACGCAGGTGACGGAGCACAAGGCTGTGCTCGATACGTGCAAGAAGCTTGAGAAGCAGGGCTACCGCGTGACGTATCTGCCGGTGCAGGCCGACGGGTTGATCGACATCGAAGATTTGAAGCGGGCGATTGACGACAAGACGATTCTTGTATCGATCATGTACGCGAATAACGAGATTGGAGTGATCCAGCCGGTTGCCGAGATTGGCAAGCTGTGTCACGAGAAGGGCATCCTGTTCCACACCGATGGAGTGCAGGCTGTAGGCAAGGTTCCGGTGGATGTCCAGAAGGACAACATCGATGTACTGAGCCTGAGTGGCCACAAGATCTATGGGCCGAAGGGTGTGGGCGCGTTGTATGTGCGCCGGCGCAATCCGCGTGTGCAGATCTCTGAGCAGATCAACGGCGGCGGTCATGAGCGCGGGATGCGGTCGGGCACGCTGAACGTTCCCGGCATCGTTGGACTGGGCAAAGCCTGCGAGATCTGCGGCGAAGAGATGGCGACCGAGGCGAAGCGTGAGACGGAGCTTCGTGATTATCTGCGCGCAAAGTTTGAGAAGGCTCTGGATTACGTGCACGTCAACGGCAACATGGAGCACCATCTGCCGGGCAATCTGAACATGAGCTTTGTGTATGTCGAGGGCGAGAGCCTGCTGATGGGTATCAACGACATCGCGGTTTCTTCAGGCTCGGCCTGCACTTCGGCGACTCTTGAACCATCGTATGTATTGAAGGCTTTGGGCCTGGGCGACGATGTAGCCCATAGCTCGATTCGGTTTGGCCTTGGTCGGTTCAACACGAAGGCGGAAGTGGATTATGTTTCAGACAAGTTGATTGATGTGGTGCAGAAGCTGCGTGAGTTGAGCCCGCTGTATGAGATGGTGAAGGAAGGGATCGACCTCTCGAAGATTGAATGGGCAGCGCACTAA
- a CDS encoding RrF2 family transcriptional regulator, whose amino-acid sequence MLRLTKKADYGLMALKYLAEQTHGAHSAKDIAEAYHIPPQLLAKILQTLAKAGLLVSHAGTNGGYALAKSASEISAFEVIRAIDGPLFITSCITIHGACDLTSTCTIKEPLRKVNDSIKDLLSGIYIADLVEAADVEHVAVGGGLVSIAL is encoded by the coding sequence ATGCTGCGTCTGACAAAAAAAGCGGACTACGGTCTGATGGCTTTGAAGTATTTGGCCGAGCAGACTCATGGTGCGCATAGCGCTAAGGACATCGCCGAGGCATATCACATTCCTCCCCAGCTGTTGGCGAAGATCCTGCAGACACTAGCCAAGGCTGGTTTGCTGGTCTCACATGCGGGGACGAATGGTGGATATGCTCTGGCTAAATCGGCTTCGGAGATCTCTGCGTTTGAGGTGATCCGGGCGATCGACGGGCCGTTGTTTATCACCAGCTGTATCACGATTCATGGAGCATGCGATCTGACGAGCACCTGCACTATCAAAGAACCACTCCGCAAAGTCAATGACAGCATCAAAGACCTGTTGAGCGGCATCTATATAGCAGACCTGGTTGAAGCTGCGGACGTGGAGCATGTTGCGGTGGGTGGTGGTTTAGTAAGCATCGCGCTTTAG
- a CDS encoding CDP-alcohol phosphatidyltransferase family protein, translated as MPFLSQFRAAPNLLTLMRLFIIPFLVIQILDGHYRMAFALFMLAGVSDALDGLLARWLSQKTTLGQYLDPIADKLLMSTLFVVLTHVGMVPRYVTVLVFSRDLGILLIATLLFATGTLRDFRPSLLGKLNTLVQIVGLVVVLSEKVFPLMEIGSLRSWLIQAIAWLAPLSAAQYAWIVFRRVNASQPSAV; from the coding sequence GTGCCATTTCTGAGCCAATTCCGCGCTGCGCCTAATCTGCTTACGCTGATGCGGCTGTTTATCATTCCTTTTTTGGTGATCCAAATACTGGATGGGCATTACAGGATGGCGTTTGCGCTTTTCATGCTGGCTGGCGTCAGCGATGCTCTGGATGGGCTTTTGGCGCGGTGGTTAAGCCAGAAGACTACACTGGGACAGTATCTTGATCCGATTGCGGACAAGTTGTTGATGAGCACACTTTTTGTGGTGCTGACGCATGTGGGAATGGTGCCGCGCTACGTGACGGTGCTGGTTTTTAGCAGGGATCTGGGGATCCTGCTGATTGCCACGCTGCTGTTCGCTACCGGGACGCTGCGGGACTTTCGGCCGAGTCTTCTGGGCAAGCTGAATACGTTGGTGCAGATCGTTGGGCTGGTGGTGGTGCTTTCCGAAAAGGTCTTTCCTTTGATGGAGATAGGGTCATTGCGCAGCTGGTTGATCCAAGCCATTGCGTGGCTGGCTCCGTTGTCGGCGGCACAGTATGCATGGATTGTGTTCCGGCGCGTGAATGCCTCACAGCCCTCGGCGGTCTAG
- a CDS encoding heavy-metal-associated domain-containing protein, with the protein MKRLLTAGILAISSLAAHAEYEQINLTVFGMDCAPCAHAIHVSMKGIQGVDKVDVDLNTGLVVIKLTPDNSAAMRQFNQAVEKNGFTHKDATVIARGKLTGTVNAPFFEVTGTQDRFALVPAATGLDIAALLGKTVTVTGVLPQAPKGRVSDTLRYNTITEAQ; encoded by the coding sequence ATGAAAAGACTACTTACGGCAGGCATTCTCGCCATCTCTTCTCTCGCTGCTCACGCCGAATATGAGCAGATCAACCTTACCGTCTTCGGCATGGACTGCGCCCCGTGTGCCCATGCCATCCATGTTTCGATGAAAGGGATTCAGGGCGTGGACAAGGTGGACGTGGACCTCAATACCGGTCTCGTCGTCATCAAATTGACACCTGACAACAGCGCCGCCATGCGGCAGTTCAATCAAGCAGTCGAGAAAAACGGCTTCACTCATAAAGACGCAACTGTCATTGCACGAGGCAAGCTGACCGGTACGGTCAATGCACCGTTCTTTGAGGTCACCGGAACTCAGGATCGCTTTGCCTTAGTCCCCGCAGCGACCGGTTTGGATATCGCCGCTCTTCTCGGTAAGACCGTAACTGTTACAGGCGTCCTCCCTCAGGCTCCAAAAGGTAGGGTGTCTGATACGCTGCGCTACAACACCATCACGGAGGCGCAATGA
- a CDS encoding TonB-dependent receptor, giving the protein MKRHRLLPLILVIGLFVSTSFAWSQANYVALRGVVMDPQHLPIPHASVKLTLVNTGAERAVTADGHGAYEVDGLLPGSYIVQAESKGFAIARRSLQLEVGQDATFDVMLAVGPDTQTISAVAASELLRTSDASVGEVVDQRSVSQLPLNGRMLVDLMLTVPGAHVSHGAQTGDMNPLYWRPGQRSAISVGGNRPNANYFLLDGATNTDPTFNTQNFSASPDAVQEFNVQVGSYSAEMGGAGGGQVNIVTRSGGTHLHGTVYAFVRNGAMDAHSFNDMGGTNHLVQNNFGGSLSGPIFGKKTFYFVNYEGLRHVQADTMTDTVPTPEEVAGDFSMSGVTIYDPKTTVTNPNYNPALPVTASNPQFTRQPFPNNVIPASRLSPVAVTMLTQYTPQPNMMMGMGGAGMTMMGTPTVVGAGNDSNNYLDVRNEVHNTDQGTIRVDHQFNANNTGFIRYSAGGEHGFMPENLPGFGYYHDNLSQQGAGSYSHIFTPTLLNVATVAVSRLSMNHWTESANKNDITGSLGIQGVGFGGPEAWGAPYFNVQGYSPIGDSYAATPMHAWDTLIEGRDTVSWLVGKHSLKIGGGYQWFIWPMWGFFQNRGYYQFTNGFTTDIGANDGTGSALASFLLGLPVVRQRQAGVPQMNLRQWYANGYVQDTFRITRNTTVDYGVRYEYMSALRDIKYTNSNLTFSSNGTPSVFIGGQNGMPEGLMYPSKTDFAPRFGISHSIPDRGLVLHAAYGIFFTPVDMNTWCNQRHNVPYTFPETNQSDNFTPSITTFNFAPAVLGTTVVSFTGMQTNPSSQYIQQWSATVEQSVGRNTVLEIGYLGARGFHLQRAHLINNAQPGPGLIQPRRPFKTISFVPNTVLPPNIVVTSTTFGVSTINLLENTAQSWYDAGYVNIRRRAAKGLSFLANYTWSKSLSNAPDFRSPMFEAAIPQNNNNLAAEKGPACDVRNRLALSAVYDVPTWGRSRLTRAVTADWRASTIFQVQSGFPLTISVFGDTANAGTALGENPVRANATGQQVFGPGTRNATTWFNPAAFVAPPAYAFGNTGRNSVVGPGMQTMDVSLVRSFALKEAFHLETRGEFFNALNHTNLGTPNRFVNTAGFGSITEVTTPGREIQVSARLLF; this is encoded by the coding sequence ATGAAGCGTCATCGTTTACTCCCCCTCATTCTCGTCATTGGATTATTTGTTTCGACATCCTTCGCATGGTCGCAAGCGAACTATGTGGCGTTGCGTGGAGTCGTGATGGACCCACAGCATCTCCCGATTCCGCATGCAAGCGTAAAGCTGACTCTGGTTAATACGGGCGCAGAACGAGCTGTTACAGCAGATGGACATGGAGCTTATGAAGTAGACGGACTACTGCCGGGATCGTACATCGTGCAGGCGGAGAGCAAGGGGTTTGCTATAGCGCGGCGGTCGCTGCAATTGGAAGTCGGTCAGGACGCGACATTCGACGTGATGCTTGCGGTAGGACCAGACACTCAGACGATTTCAGCTGTAGCGGCGTCAGAACTACTGCGGACTTCTGATGCGAGCGTAGGAGAGGTAGTGGATCAGCGTTCGGTGTCGCAATTGCCGCTGAACGGTCGCATGCTCGTAGACTTGATGCTCACAGTACCCGGCGCGCATGTCAGTCATGGAGCGCAGACGGGAGACATGAACCCACTCTACTGGAGACCGGGACAACGGTCGGCGATCAGTGTAGGCGGGAACCGCCCGAATGCGAATTACTTTCTGCTGGATGGCGCGACGAATACTGACCCGACGTTCAACACACAGAACTTCAGCGCGTCGCCGGATGCGGTGCAGGAGTTCAATGTGCAGGTAGGGAGCTACTCGGCGGAGATGGGCGGGGCGGGCGGCGGTCAGGTCAACATAGTGACGCGTTCGGGTGGAACCCATCTGCACGGTACTGTTTATGCGTTTGTGCGTAATGGAGCAATGGATGCGCACTCGTTCAATGATATGGGTGGAACGAACCACCTCGTCCAGAACAACTTTGGGGGCTCACTAAGCGGGCCCATTTTCGGGAAGAAGACGTTCTACTTCGTCAACTACGAAGGACTGCGCCATGTGCAGGCGGACACCATGACAGACACCGTGCCAACCCCTGAAGAGGTAGCCGGCGACTTCAGCATGAGTGGAGTGACAATTTACGATCCGAAGACAACAGTGACGAACCCGAACTACAACCCTGCATTGCCAGTGACCGCATCGAATCCTCAGTTTACGCGGCAGCCGTTCCCGAACAACGTGATCCCTGCGAGCCGTTTAAGCCCAGTCGCAGTCACGATGCTGACGCAATACACACCGCAGCCCAATATGATGATGGGCATGGGCGGCGCGGGAATGACAATGATGGGAACGCCGACCGTTGTCGGTGCAGGTAACGACTCCAACAACTATTTGGACGTCAGGAATGAGGTCCACAATACGGACCAGGGAACGATACGAGTCGATCATCAGTTCAATGCGAACAACACCGGATTCATCAGGTACAGCGCGGGTGGCGAGCATGGCTTCATGCCCGAAAATCTACCAGGGTTTGGCTACTATCATGACAACTTGTCGCAACAGGGTGCCGGATCATACAGCCATATCTTTACTCCGACGTTGTTGAATGTGGCGACGGTGGCCGTGTCGCGGCTGAGTATGAATCACTGGACGGAAAGCGCGAACAAGAATGACATCACGGGCTCTCTGGGGATTCAGGGAGTAGGCTTTGGCGGACCGGAAGCATGGGGTGCACCCTATTTCAACGTGCAGGGATATTCGCCGATTGGTGATAGCTACGCGGCAACGCCGATGCATGCATGGGACACGCTGATCGAAGGCCGCGACACCGTGAGTTGGCTGGTCGGTAAACATAGCCTGAAGATTGGCGGAGGGTACCAGTGGTTTATCTGGCCCATGTGGGGGTTCTTTCAGAATCGCGGCTATTACCAGTTCACCAATGGATTTACGACGGACATTGGAGCGAACGATGGGACTGGCTCGGCGCTGGCGAGTTTTCTCCTCGGGCTGCCAGTGGTTCGACAGAGACAAGCAGGAGTTCCGCAGATGAACCTGCGTCAGTGGTACGCAAATGGCTATGTACAGGACACGTTCCGTATAACGAGGAATACGACGGTCGACTATGGCGTCCGGTATGAGTACATGAGTGCGTTGAGAGACATCAAGTACACCAATAGCAACCTGACGTTTTCATCGAATGGCACACCGAGTGTTTTTATCGGCGGACAGAATGGGATGCCGGAAGGTTTGATGTATCCAAGTAAGACGGATTTTGCGCCTAGGTTCGGGATTTCACACAGTATCCCGGATAGGGGCTTGGTCCTCCACGCTGCGTACGGAATCTTCTTTACCCCGGTCGATATGAACACGTGGTGCAATCAACGGCATAATGTTCCGTACACCTTCCCCGAGACGAACCAGAGCGACAACTTTACGCCCTCGATCACTACATTTAACTTTGCTCCGGCGGTACTCGGAACGACGGTGGTAAGTTTCACCGGAATGCAGACAAACCCGTCGTCGCAATATATCCAACAGTGGAGCGCGACGGTCGAACAAAGCGTGGGAAGAAACACAGTGTTGGAGATCGGGTACCTGGGCGCACGCGGATTCCATCTGCAGCGGGCGCACCTGATCAACAATGCACAGCCCGGACCGGGGCTGATTCAGCCTCGGCGGCCCTTCAAGACGATCAGCTTTGTACCGAATACGGTATTGCCGCCGAACATCGTGGTGACAAGTACAACGTTTGGAGTAAGTACGATCAACCTGCTGGAGAACACGGCGCAAAGTTGGTATGACGCCGGCTATGTCAACATAAGGCGACGCGCGGCTAAGGGGCTAAGTTTCCTCGCGAACTACACGTGGTCGAAGAGCCTGTCAAACGCGCCGGATTTCCGCTCTCCGATGTTTGAGGCGGCGATACCGCAGAACAACAACAACCTGGCGGCAGAGAAAGGCCCTGCCTGCGATGTGCGAAACCGGCTGGCGTTAAGTGCTGTGTACGACGTTCCCACCTGGGGACGCAGCCGGTTGACACGGGCTGTGACGGCTGACTGGCGGGCGTCGACGATCTTCCAGGTGCAGAGCGGATTCCCGCTTACGATCTCCGTGTTCGGTGATACAGCGAATGCCGGGACGGCGCTCGGAGAGAATCCCGTAAGGGCGAACGCAACCGGACAGCAGGTGTTTGGACCGGGAACACGCAATGCAACGACTTGGTTCAACCCGGCAGCGTTCGTGGCGCCTCCAGCGTATGCCTTCGGGAATACAGGAAGAAACTCCGTCGTTGGGCCGGGGATGCAGACGATGGATGTAAGCCTCGTACGAAGCTTCGCACTTAAGGAAGCTTTCCATCTGGAGACCAGAGGTGAGTTCTTCAACGCACTCAATCACACGAACCTTGGAACACCGAATCGGTTCGTAAATACGGCTGGGTTCGGGTCAATCACCGAAGTAACGACTCCGGGAAGAGAAATTCAGGTAAGCGCCCGGCTTTTGTTCTGA
- a CDS encoding ATP-binding protein, translating into MTKSETGRIQDRIVLRSELSEMSRIFPWIEALASEYEIVESLQFAINLCLEEAVSNVIRHGYANQVGSFIAVHFLVSSEGNLVFTVDDDAPPFNPLEAQALPVLDEQGETRIGGHGIRLIRGFADMLEYEPTSTGNRLQIAFSKSVSPAPTK; encoded by the coding sequence ATGACCAAGAGCGAAACGGGGCGAATCCAGGATCGAATCGTTCTGAGGAGTGAACTCTCCGAAATGAGTCGAATCTTCCCTTGGATTGAAGCTCTCGCGTCGGAGTATGAAATTGTCGAGAGCCTCCAGTTCGCAATCAATCTTTGTCTGGAAGAGGCAGTTTCAAACGTGATTCGTCACGGCTATGCGAACCAGGTTGGGAGCTTCATTGCCGTGCACTTCTTGGTCTCCAGCGAAGGAAATTTAGTGTTCACTGTCGATGACGATGCCCCGCCGTTCAATCCACTGGAAGCACAGGCGCTCCCTGTGCTCGATGAACAGGGCGAGACCCGGATCGGCGGCCATGGAATACGCCTGATACGTGGATTTGCCGATATGCTGGAATACGAGCCCACGTCGACGGGCAACCGGCTGCAGATAGCCTTCTCGAAAAGCGTCTCCCCGGCGCCCACGAAATAA
- a CDS encoding STAS domain-containing protein has product MRITTEELAGGITRVILEGNLGIEGAAAIDLQMNIIAGAHKAVMIDLQKVSFIGSMGLRSLVSPARAIKNRGGIMVLFGPNAMVEKVLKTSGIDTMIPVHHDLQAALATFQ; this is encoded by the coding sequence ATGCGAATTACAACTGAAGAACTGGCCGGCGGCATCACCAGAGTGATCCTCGAAGGCAATCTAGGCATCGAGGGCGCGGCAGCCATTGATCTGCAGATGAATATAATTGCCGGTGCGCACAAGGCTGTCATGATCGATCTGCAGAAGGTCTCGTTTATCGGGTCTATGGGATTACGTTCTCTGGTCTCGCCGGCGCGGGCGATCAAGAACCGCGGAGGCATAATGGTCTTATTTGGCCCCAACGCGATGGTCGAAAAGGTGCTCAAGACGAGCGGCATCGACACCATGATTCCAGTGCACCATGACCTGCAGGCCGCTCTTGCTACATTCCAGTAG
- a CDS encoding serine/threonine-protein kinase, giving the protein MNTLQKIGRYEIIEELGRGAMGAVYRAKDPAMDRIVALKTIISAALASDEGGEFRERFFREARAAGALTHPGIVPVFDVGEHNGQPFLVMEYVNGWTLANVYDRGERFNLDRICEIGQKIAEALGYAHQRGVVHRDIKPANILLTSREAYGIERPKIADFGIAKLTESEMTMTGKMLGTPAFMPPEQFTGAQVDGRADIFSLGVVLYWLATGEQPFPGGSLSTVLYKVVHTEPIPPRKLNPALPARFESIIQKCMEKDPAARYQTGEELARELGELRTSKTATNTSITMPRVMTATGDDDATLFEAVPTVPAPAVVATPAQPVASTPASESKRNSKMGLVVAAGIVVASVSAGWYTLHARQSPPPSLGATSSAPAPAPTTTPAPMVGTNAVDAASPVPKTVAGNKPKAATSSPGPSVSEKKPSVTAPPNAGASLSAKSTPAAPKIEPLGFDPMTLDPKQNARLKIDASGMPRGLDFTVEMNGRIYSRNSGGLGQDSFVPPGVQEFRVSAKSGAVQQTSNTVSADFLQKKKHTLKVELRLKGQSASVGMPQGLYPDSQIVLTLK; this is encoded by the coding sequence ATGAACACTCTACAAAAGATCGGGCGGTACGAGATTATTGAAGAACTGGGGCGCGGCGCCATGGGAGCGGTGTACCGGGCGAAGGATCCGGCGATGGACCGGATCGTGGCGCTGAAGACGATCATTTCGGCCGCCCTTGCCAGCGACGAGGGCGGTGAGTTTCGCGAACGCTTCTTCCGCGAGGCGCGTGCCGCTGGAGCCTTGACCCATCCCGGAATCGTGCCGGTCTTCGACGTCGGTGAACACAATGGTCAGCCCTTCCTGGTGATGGAGTACGTCAACGGCTGGACCCTGGCCAATGTCTACGACAGGGGAGAGCGCTTTAATCTCGATCGCATATGCGAGATCGGGCAAAAAATCGCGGAGGCACTAGGGTATGCGCACCAACGTGGCGTGGTACACCGCGATATCAAGCCCGCGAATATCCTGCTGACCTCCCGCGAGGCCTACGGCATCGAGCGGCCAAAAATCGCCGATTTCGGTATCGCGAAGCTCACCGAGAGCGAGATGACGATGACAGGCAAGATGTTGGGTACGCCCGCCTTCATGCCGCCTGAGCAGTTCACAGGAGCGCAAGTGGATGGTCGTGCTGATATCTTTTCGCTGGGAGTCGTTCTCTACTGGCTGGCCACAGGGGAACAACCGTTTCCGGGGGGAAGCCTGTCCACGGTTTTATACAAGGTAGTGCATACCGAGCCGATCCCACCGCGCAAGCTGAATCCAGCACTCCCGGCGCGGTTCGAGAGCATCATTCAGAAGTGCATGGAGAAGGATCCTGCGGCGCGATATCAGACAGGGGAGGAGTTGGCCCGCGAGCTTGGCGAACTGCGAACGAGCAAGACTGCGACAAATACGTCGATTACCATGCCGCGAGTGATGACCGCTACCGGTGATGACGACGCGACCTTATTCGAAGCGGTGCCGACAGTGCCGGCACCTGCCGTAGTAGCGACGCCGGCTCAGCCAGTAGCAAGTACACCCGCGTCGGAGAGCAAGCGCAACAGCAAGATGGGGCTGGTCGTTGCAGCGGGGATTGTTGTCGCGTCGGTATCAGCGGGTTGGTACACATTGCATGCGCGGCAGAGCCCGCCACCATCCCTGGGAGCGACGAGTTCGGCACCGGCACCAGCACCAACGACGACACCGGCGCCGATGGTGGGCACCAACGCTGTGGACGCCGCTAGTCCAGTGCCCAAGACCGTGGCTGGCAACAAGCCCAAGGCTGCTACGTCGAGCCCAGGCCCGAGCGTCAGTGAAAAGAAGCCGAGTGTCACGGCTCCGCCGAATGCCGGCGCTAGTTTGTCGGCGAAATCAACCCCAGCCGCGCCAAAAATTGAGCCGCTGGGGTTCGATCCCATGACTCTGGATCCGAAGCAAAACGCCAGGCTGAAGATTGACGCGAGCGGAATGCCACGGGGGCTGGATTTTACGGTCGAAATGAACGGCAGGATCTATTCCCGCAATTCGGGGGGGCTTGGCCAGGATTCATTCGTTCCGCCAGGAGTGCAGGAGTTTCGCGTCTCTGCGAAGAGCGGCGCGGTACAGCAAACCTCGAACACGGTAAGCGCCGACTTCCTCCAGAAGAAGAAACATACGCTCAAGGTCGAGTTGCGTTTGAAGGGGCAATCAGCAAGTGTCGGAATGCCTCAGGGGCTCTATCCCGATAGCCAAATCGTTCTCACATTGAAATGA